DNA from Thunnus maccoyii chromosome 21, fThuMac1.1, whole genome shotgun sequence:
agaaaaatgtAATCAGGTTGTTGAGTCTTCAGTGGAAGGAGGCTTCCACCATTCCGCTTTTCAGGCAGATTGGATTGAGATATTTaacaatttcaataaaaacagccaGCACTTACTGGACACAGCATAcaactgtaatgtttttttatgatgtttttaaagcttCAGAGTGAGCCTGTGATCTCTGTTACAGTGGTCATTGCTAAAATGAGAGTATCACATAACATAATCAGCTAGAATATAGAACCAGTAGTCTCTGTATGAGCTCAGATTAAAAATCAACAACCAACACCAGCAAAAAATGGAGAGAATTAAGGGTTTTGAAATATGtcatgaaagggttaaaaaattaaataaataattttagtAGATTTTTCACCAGTTAATTGAGATAAATCTATGTGTAACTTGGTAAACCTGTCTGCATCTCATTATAGCTGCAGCTCTCTTATGGTGATTGTTAATTTTGGCCACTAGCTGGTGCCAAATGGTTCATCAATAATGGGAAGGCCTGATGGGAATCCCCTGGCACTTCAGCAAGACACTAAACCTTCACATGGCTGTAATAATACAagagagggtgtgtgtatgGATGAGGAAGAGAACATTTTGATTGTTGCTGGTGTGGGAAACATCCAGTatgatagtttttttttgcagtcagTAGTTCTTAAAATCTCAAACATtataaacagacaaaagatCTAATTCAATGTAGCTCATAGGCTGTATATAGATAGGTTAataatttatatacagtctatgttgTAGCCAGGAAGTCTAATGACTGATATCATTGGCTAGACTGGATTGACTCGCTGAGTGATGAAGgtacaccattggtcggccggCCCAGTATTGGAGTTTTcccattggctgttgctctttcaatTAAATGAGCCGGTATGTACGTTTCAATCACGTCCTCAGTGGTCGTTTACAGTGGAGCCCTGAACACAGCcctgaaataagttttaaaaacacacacttaccaACTTAGGTGTCTCATACGGAGGCTCCAACACTGAGAAGAACACCAACCCGCAGATACAAAGAGACTCGAcagatccattttaccagcctgcacaGCGGCTAgtagctagttagcatggctagcatcgGAAGCATAGCCGTgccgtgctgtgtgtagcccatagactgtataaaaataaggtgtagctgcGGTGTGTCCTGTTTAAAAGCATcatgctgggcaggtgacaggtgtgtttactgtgtttatgtgaaaGACGCCATGGCCCGGATATAAAGCCACAGCTGatggactgttagcctagcatgctaatcctacgtAAACatggatgagaccatatgtttacagacatctgcagatagaaacagatgaaagagcagagggagttaacataattagaatagttataatgaGTTCTCTTTAATATCAAACATCCCAatatatgagtggaaagtattgttcttgcatctggatttataacctttttttttttttttttttttactaaaacgTTGCTTAACCATgtgtgatatgctacttcagtacactttaacaacaaatttaccgggaccactacagaaaattgcagatgaacatttaatattcaggaattcacattatagacactaccacgGACTATCCttgtaacaaactggccacaatttcGCATATTGACCATACATGGTACAGCCATACACAAGGTTTTGACCTAGTTTTGTTACAAAGTGAGAAGACAGGCTAAGTAACATGCAGCAGGCCACTGAATCAAATCAGTGCATCTGTGATAACAGACCACTGTTATCACCATTATCAACTGAAATCACAAGGGCATATGccaaaatctaattttattacataaaaaatatattgttaacATTGTGGAAACATGGTGTAATTTCCTcctaaatgcatttttgtttaatctaATAATGCTCCTGTATGTAGTGTGAACACACTGTGTAGTAAGTGGAAAATGCAAAACAGCTTGAAGTAGCCCAGGAGGCTCCCAGCAGGTTAATTTTCCCATACCCAGGTCACTGTGGAGTTCATCTTTACTCTCCAGGTTGGAAAGGTATTTGGTATTTgctcatttttatcattatggCAGAATGTGTGTAGTTTTGACTGAGCTTCCTGGATGATGCAACAGAGAGCCCTTGTTTCAGACCACACAACTTACAGGACTTTAGTCTACAGAAGCAAGTAGGCACCTCCCCCATTCTTTTCCCTCAATTTGAAGAGAAGCttgaagaaaaagtgaaaacagtttGGTCCAGAGCAGTTGGTTGCAAGTTGGTCTGTTGTGCAGGGAGCCGTTTTTACGTGTCAAGATGGAAGAAGTGCTGGCACCTTTGAGGGAGGCTGTGAGGAAGCAGGTGAGTTACTCTACCAGGTTACACACCTGCATAGAAAAGGTGGACACACACAAGCTTGTCCAGTTTATGGTGTTAAGCgtaattttttttgtcatagtCTAAATGAAAAGAGCTGTTAAGTGTTGATTAAAGAAATGTTAATctacttttaaaatgtagatGTGTCAAAATAGATTTATGTGTGTGGGTTCACATGTAGgatttttctttatatatatatatatgtatataatacatataaattgACAAGAAATCATCAATCTGACCCAGCCACATGGTGCAAAGTGAAACTAGAATTGGAGGCTGCTATTTGACCCAAGGTACATAATGTACGCAAATTGGTCCATTTGTCACTTCAATGGCAAAGTGGATTTTTGGCACTTTATGTAAGTTTAAAACTGCTCTGTGCTCAATTTATTATTCTCTCTCTAGTTAATCTTAAGAATTCATCAATTCACACCAGCAGGTCATATCCCGCCAAAACCATCAAATCTCAGCATGTACAAACTACAGTTGCCTTCTTATAACAATATTCACTATTCATGAATTTAcaggttttgtgtgtgcatgtttgaaataattttttttttttaaattgtacttTAATGACAGAAAGAATAAATGCAACTATAGAACGATTACATGGTAAAACTAGGTTGTTGTCTGAGGTTGTGTGTGAAAAGAAGGTAAAGCATGTCATTTTTCTGCAGGGCGACTTGGTGTATCAATTGAAAGAACAGGGCGCCTCAGAGCCGGAGCTGAGCAAAGCTGTCGCAGAGCTGAAAGCCAGGAAGAAGATTCTAGAAGCAAAGGTCAGACTCTCACAACTGCTGGTTTATCGTTTCCTGATTTCCTATCAGAATATTTACTTCAGAAAGAAGAATTTAATTCAAAGAATAATGGAACAATCAATCATGCACTCTTACTTGTAGGAGCTGGCCTTGCAGCCTAAAGATGACACGGTGGACAGAGCGAAGCTGGAGGATACCTTAAAGAGGAGATTCTTCTATGATCAGGCTTTTGCCATATatggaggtaaaaaaaaacccataatgATTGTCACAATAGAAAGGAGAACCAAATCCAGAGTATGCACAGTTCCAGGAACTGCAACCATAAAATATACCACTGATCGGTTTCACTTTGTGTATCAGGGGTGAGCGGCCTATATGACTTTGGGCCCGTGGGCTGTGCCCTGAAAAACAACATCCTGCAGGTGTGGAGGCAGCACTTCATCCAGGAGGAGCAGATCCTGGAGATTGACTGCACCATGCTGACCCCCGAGCCTGTCCTCAAGTAGGTGCCCCTTTAAAGCATATTGTATTCAAACACAGGTGAACTCCTGACTGAGAAAATGTGGatttaagtgagaaaataatctgttcCTTCTTCCCAGGACATCAGGTCATGTGGATAAATTTGCTGATTACATGGTGAAAGATGCCAAGACGGGAGAATGCTACCGTGCCGATCACCTCCTCAAAGGTGACTTACTTTCACCATCATTAAGTCATTTAGAGGATTAAAATAAGCTCCACCATGCCCAGTCGTCCCCTGAGCTTTCTCCCGCTTTGAACCTTATCACTCAACTGAACGGGCTTTGTCAGTGGTTATCAGCTTCATATAGATATAGATAAGAAGGAGCCTACTGCACCTATAGAAATTTCAGAGGGGCGTTATCATCCATTGGTAAGGTGGAGGTCACCTTTGAGTTACAGATGCCGTCTAGCAACGgaagtaattatgacccgggaAAGTGActcagttcagatgacgtcaataaAAGATGGCTAGTTGACTGATGCAATCTACAAGTTGCACTCAAGAGACGACAGTTGGAGACCTCCGATGGGAGGCTGTTTAACCTGACACTTTTACCTCATTTTACTGCATTCATAACCAACAGTTGCCAAGTTTAACCAcgtttcaaatgatcattttaacaccaACCATTGTcatttcctaaccctaaccaagtggttttgtgcctaaacctaaccagaccttaaacacaaaacatcattattttgtgtaaCCTAACGTAGCAGCATGTTACCCACTGGTAGGTGCCACAGTCCTATTCCAGTGGGTTGATATGCTTCTACTAGTAGGTGTAGCAGGCCACTTCTAACCCATGTCTATGAGGCTGATAACCACTGATAACACCCATTCAATTGAGGAATAACATCCGAGACAGGTTCTTGCTACACGGTGTCAGATTTCACCCATAGAGAGACAAATGACCTAATGACCTGTGTGCCAAACACTTTCTTAGAGAAGATAGTCACTACCTGAGCTGTGAATGTCCAAATTATACTCACATGCAACGTGCATGTTTTAGATTTGAATGTCAGAATCTCAAAATATTACATCACAACAATCTGCAACTGCATTTActaatatttccattttctggGTCGTTTTGTGCAGCGCAGGTTTTAACAGAGAATCTGTAAGGACAGGTTTTTACCTGCCTTACTGGACTATATAGTATCCTCAGGGGGGTTGTAGCTAGAGGTAGGCAGGGGTGGGGCTGGAGTTCGAGTGTCAAAGGCGACTGGTTTTTCAGGCATTTCTTAAAGGACTTGACATAAAGATAGCAGGAAGCTTGTTTCTtgcaaaacatgaaaatatttattaaaggttattgtgtataaaatgctaaaaactattataaaatgttttaattttttgctTACAAGAGGTTATCTATGTCCAagctgctgcacagaaaaaaaatgtaatgattatGTCTTCAGagattaaaaatgtgtgttcatAGCACACTGGATGCAAAACAAATGCCTGCGATTTCTTTTAAAGCTAATGTTCAATGGACTCATAGTAACAGCTTCTAAATGAGATGTTTGTTCCCTCACAGCTCACTTGAAAAACCTGATGTCCGATGAGAAATGTTCAGCGGAGAAAGTGACCGAGATGGAGGATGTAATCACTCAGGTGTGTGCTCCAAAGACACATGCTCTGCAACACACTCTCATGCTCTCTTTCAAAGCAGATGTTGATGAAAATACTGACATCTGCTGGCCAGGGGGGAATAACTTTAACTCACTGCTGCTCTCACTCTGTTTCAGATGGACAACTACACTCAGCAGGAGTTGGCTGATCTGTTTGTGAAATACAACGTCAAGTCTCCCTCCACAGGGAATGACCTCACACCTCCCATCTCCTTCAACCTGATGTTTCAGACATCTATCGGGCCAGGAGGCAACACGCCCGGGTACAAATCAACAGGATGCAACATCTATGCACGCTGCTGATACAAGTATCTTATGTgattaacattttctttattaaattttGTCAATTTCTTGCTACTTTGCAGCTATCTGAGGCCTGAAACAGCTCAGGGAATGTTCCTCAACTTCAAGCGTTTACTGGAGTTCAACCAGGGAAAACTTCCCTTTGGTGCTGCTCAGATTGGAAACTCTTTCAGGAATGAGATCTCTCCTCGCTCTGGACTCATTCGTGTGAGGTAGTatgaaaatccttaaaatgaatcATAGGTAAATTATAATGAACATACACTGAGATCTAAACTTCTCCTGCTTGCAGGGAGTTCACCATGGCTGAGATTGAGCACTTTGTGGATCCAAATGACAAGGTCCACCCTAAGTTCCACAATGTGGCCGACCTGGAGATCTTGTTGTTCTCCTCGAAGGCTCAGACCAGCGGCCAGTCTGCAAAGATCATGAGGCTGGGAGATGCTGTGGAGCAGGTGGGGAAAAAGTTCATTAACTTGCTTTTTCGTCATGACATTAGGATTGTGTTTGGTCTTTGAGAATCATGCTTGGTCTGATGTTGACATGCTTACTGATGGTCAAGAATTAGCTGctaaatttgtcattttgatgtttttttttttcctgtcagcatatttttattgtataaataaaatcaatgcatctttcaaaaatgtattaaattaaagtttaacaGCTGAACTTCAACATGCAACTACACCTTATTCACACATTTGcttataaacactgaaaaagtcAACCTTTTTGAATAGCTACTTGCCAATAATGAAGTGATTTGCTTActttacacataaatacatgcaTCAATTGTAATGATGATAATgtgttattacattttacattacattgagGGGAAATTATTGCATCAACAAAATTGATAACAATGTCAGTCAGATCTTTTAATCCTTGTTGCGTCTGCTGCAGGGAGTGATCAACAATTCTGTGCTGGGCTACTTCATTGGAAGAATCTACTTGTATCTAATTAAAGTGGGGCTGTCCAAAGATAAAGTGCGCTTCCGTCAGCACATGGAGAACGAGATGGCTCACTACGCATGTGACTGC
Protein-coding regions in this window:
- the LOC121887888 gene encoding glycine--tRNA ligase isoform X1, which produces MMQQRALVSDHTTYRTLVYRSKEPFLRVKMEEVLAPLREAVRKQGDLVYQLKEQGASEPELSKAVAELKARKKILEAKELALQPKDDTVDRAKLEDTLKRRFFYDQAFAIYGGVSGLYDFGPVGCALKNNILQVWRQHFIQEEQILEIDCTMLTPEPVLKTSGHVDKFADYMVKDAKTGECYRADHLLKAHLKNLMSDEKCSAEKVTEMEDVITQMDNYTQQELADLFVKYNVKSPSTGNDLTPPISFNLMFQTSIGPGGNTPGYLRPETAQGMFLNFKRLLEFNQGKLPFGAAQIGNSFRNEISPRSGLIRVREFTMAEIEHFVDPNDKVHPKFHNVADLEILLFSSKAQTSGQSAKIMRLGDAVEQGVINNSVLGYFIGRIYLYLIKVGLSKDKVRFRQHMENEMAHYACDCWDAESKTSYGWIEIVGCADRSCYDLSCHSRATRVPLVAEKPLKEPKVVNVIQFEPNKGAIGTAFKKDAKLVLEYLAVCDECYISDQEKLLNENGEFSFQAEGKTLRLTKDMVSVKRFQKTLHVEEIVPNVIEPSFGIGRIMYSIFEHSFHTRQGDEQRTYFSFPAIVAPYKCSILPLSPNQEFKPFVQQLSEAMTKNSVSHKVDDSSGSIGRRYARSDEIGVAFGITIDFDTVNKTPHTATLRDRDSMRQIRAEVTELPGMVRDLANGSLTWAEVESKYPIFEGQESSKKE
- the LOC121887888 gene encoding glycine--tRNA ligase isoform X2, coding for MEEVLAPLREAVRKQGDLVYQLKEQGASEPELSKAVAELKARKKILEAKELALQPKDDTVDRAKLEDTLKRRFFYDQAFAIYGGVSGLYDFGPVGCALKNNILQVWRQHFIQEEQILEIDCTMLTPEPVLKTSGHVDKFADYMVKDAKTGECYRADHLLKAHLKNLMSDEKCSAEKVTEMEDVITQMDNYTQQELADLFVKYNVKSPSTGNDLTPPISFNLMFQTSIGPGGNTPGYLRPETAQGMFLNFKRLLEFNQGKLPFGAAQIGNSFRNEISPRSGLIRVREFTMAEIEHFVDPNDKVHPKFHNVADLEILLFSSKAQTSGQSAKIMRLGDAVEQGVINNSVLGYFIGRIYLYLIKVGLSKDKVRFRQHMENEMAHYACDCWDAESKTSYGWIEIVGCADRSCYDLSCHSRATRVPLVAEKPLKEPKVVNVIQFEPNKGAIGTAFKKDAKLVLEYLAVCDECYISDQEKLLNENGEFSFQAEGKTLRLTKDMVSVKRFQKTLHVEEIVPNVIEPSFGIGRIMYSIFEHSFHTRQGDEQRTYFSFPAIVAPYKCSILPLSPNQEFKPFVQQLSEAMTKNSVSHKVDDSSGSIGRRYARSDEIGVAFGITIDFDTVNKTPHTATLRDRDSMRQIRAEVTELPGMVRDLANGSLTWAEVESKYPIFEGQESSKKE